From Amycolatopsis sp. YIM 10, the proteins below share one genomic window:
- a CDS encoding M23 family metallopeptidase encodes MSVLRRLAAAAATLALPALGLVATQGTASAAPNFQVPFKCGVTVTAATFSGHNPANSVDFQKSGITGMPVVASAAGKVTVVGNTGSTSYGRWIEIDHGSGWRTRYAHLSSQEVSVGQQVALGKQIGKAGATGGVTGPHLHYEQRLNGVAQKAKLNGVAVPYYGHTNFTSKNNCGGGGDNPYTPEQVCGTGFDVVDSANLGTSGIAYLLYNADNSNNCVATLKSVSLGTASATSAFLEVQGSARVTDSGNFTYYAGPVKKAAAKTCVKWGGSVGSAAYESPFEHCD; translated from the coding sequence ATGTCTGTGTTGAGACGGCTCGCGGCGGCGGCCGCCACGCTCGCGCTGCCGGCGCTGGGCCTGGTGGCGACGCAGGGCACCGCTTCGGCTGCACCCAACTTCCAGGTGCCGTTCAAGTGTGGTGTCACCGTCACCGCGGCCACGTTCAGCGGGCACAACCCGGCGAACTCGGTCGACTTCCAGAAGTCGGGCATCACCGGCATGCCGGTGGTCGCTTCGGCCGCGGGCAAGGTGACCGTGGTCGGCAACACGGGCTCCACGAGCTACGGCCGGTGGATCGAGATCGACCACGGCAGCGGCTGGCGGACTCGCTACGCGCATCTTTCCTCCCAGGAGGTGTCGGTCGGCCAGCAGGTCGCGCTGGGCAAGCAGATCGGCAAGGCAGGCGCGACCGGTGGCGTAACCGGCCCCCACCTGCACTACGAACAGCGGCTGAACGGCGTGGCGCAGAAGGCGAAGCTGAACGGCGTCGCGGTGCCCTACTACGGCCACACGAACTTCACCAGCAAGAACAACTGCGGTGGCGGCGGGGACAACCCGTACACCCCCGAGCAGGTCTGCGGCACGGGCTTCGACGTCGTCGACTCGGCCAATCTGGGTACCTCGGGCATCGCGTACCTCCTTTACAACGCGGACAACTCGAACAACTGCGTGGCTACGCTGAAATCGGTCTCACTGGGCACGGCTTCGGCCACCTCGGCGTTCCTGGAGGTACAGGGTTCGGCCAGGGTGACCGACTCGGGCAACTTCACCTATTACGCGGGCCCGGTCAAGAAGGCCGCCGCGAAAACCTGCGTGAAATGGGGCGGCTCGGTCGGCTCGGCCGCCTACGAAAGCCCCTTCGAACACTGCGACTGA
- a CDS encoding DUF4192 domain-containing protein: MTTSTRPAAQSQLSINLSSDPGDLIAAVSPILGFRPADSIVVIARKRGEHGKPGCIGQLARSDLPPPEFALAAVERFVPVVRGYFGATVLVIGGKTEFACEEFVEAAQEQFAAVGVEEVHCLWIEAIRTGEPWRCYQDPDCGGELPDLEGGRIAAVAASAGLVTYSSREASLARLNAADPEAIARRSRQFDAAADKAEPDSRTMEPEKGFSVVREAIRRAHLGTLELTDKDVLDLVFAMQNTEVRDACLALSVGPRTPVTHAAEQLWLAMVRECPPPERAQFATLLAFSSYLRGDGTFAGMAIDNALAADPGHLLAGLLSRAMDAMLPPDRLADLGRADPALDLDLLVDRA, from the coding sequence ATGACAACGTCCACTCGTCCCGCCGCTCAGAGCCAGCTGAGCATCAATCTCAGCAGCGATCCCGGCGACCTGATCGCGGCCGTTTCCCCGATACTCGGCTTCCGGCCGGCGGACTCCATCGTGGTCATCGCGCGAAAACGCGGTGAACACGGAAAACCCGGCTGCATCGGGCAGCTCGCCCGTAGCGATCTGCCGCCGCCCGAATTCGCTTTGGCCGCGGTGGAGAGATTCGTGCCGGTGGTCCGCGGTTATTTCGGTGCCACCGTGCTCGTCATCGGCGGGAAAACCGAATTCGCCTGCGAAGAATTCGTCGAAGCGGCACAGGAACAGTTCGCCGCGGTCGGCGTCGAAGAAGTGCACTGCCTCTGGATCGAGGCAATCCGCACGGGCGAACCGTGGCGGTGTTACCAGGATCCGGACTGCGGTGGTGAGCTGCCCGATCTCGAGGGTGGCCGGATAGCCGCCGTGGCCGCGAGCGCGGGCCTGGTCACCTACAGCAGCCGGGAGGCCAGCCTGGCCAGGCTGAACGCGGCCGATCCGGAGGCGATCGCACGCCGATCCCGCCAGTTCGACGCGGCGGCCGACAAGGCCGAACCGGACTCGCGGACGATGGAGCCGGAGAAGGGGTTCTCCGTAGTGCGGGAGGCTATCCGCCGTGCCCATCTCGGCACGCTGGAGCTGACCGACAAGGATGTTCTCGACCTGGTCTTCGCCATGCAGAACACCGAAGTACGCGATGCGTGCCTCGCGCTGTCGGTGGGGCCGCGCACGCCGGTCACGCATGCGGCCGAGCAGTTGTGGCTGGCCATGGTCCGCGAATGTCCGCCGCCGGAGCGCGCGCAGTTCGCCACCCTGCTCGCGTTCAGCAGCTATCTGCGCGGCGATGGCACCTTCGCGGGCATGGCCATCGACAACGCGCTGGCCGCCGATCCCGGGCACTTGCTGGCAGGCCTGCTGTCCAGGGCGATGGACGCGATGCTGCCGCCGGACCGCCTCGCTGACCTCGGCCGAGCGGACCCGGCCCTCGACCTGGATCTACTCGTCGACCGCGCCTAG
- a CDS encoding helix-turn-helix transcriptional regulator — protein MPEPSDKQWPLVPDADRDVLLDSTSLRASAHPVRVRILGMLRIDGPSTATALAARLGLNSGATSYHLRQLASGGLIKEDPELGTGRERWWRAAHRSSFFKPGELDPDDTEASVAYLRAISLVLAEWMQQAADERPLLPREWQEATSFSDYPLLLTAEEAGRLVGELKEVVSRYRHADAGRAGAPPDAEPFHIQLQAFVRPGWEVGGEGKA, from the coding sequence ATGCCCGAACCCTCGGACAAGCAGTGGCCGCTGGTTCCCGACGCCGACCGCGACGTGCTCCTGGATTCGACGTCGCTGCGGGCGTCCGCGCATCCGGTGCGGGTGCGGATCCTTGGCATGTTGCGCATCGACGGCCCGTCCACCGCGACCGCTCTCGCGGCTCGGCTGGGCCTGAACTCGGGTGCGACGAGCTACCACCTCCGCCAGCTCGCGAGCGGCGGTTTGATCAAGGAGGACCCTGAACTGGGGACCGGCCGCGAGCGGTGGTGGCGCGCCGCGCACCGGTCGAGCTTCTTCAAGCCAGGAGAGCTGGATCCGGACGACACCGAAGCCAGTGTCGCCTACCTCCGCGCGATCTCGCTCGTGCTCGCCGAATGGATGCAGCAGGCGGCCGACGAGCGTCCGCTCCTGCCTCGTGAGTGGCAGGAGGCGACCAGCTTCAGTGACTACCCGCTGCTGCTCACCGCCGAGGAGGCCGGGCGGCTCGTGGGTGAACTGAAGGAAGTGGTGTCCCGCTACCGCCACGCGGACGCCGGCCGCGCGGGGGCTCCGCCGGATGCGGAACCGTTCCACATCCAGTTGCAGGCGTTCGTCCGGCCGGGGTGGGAAGTCGGCGGCGAGGGCAAGGCGTGA
- a CDS encoding MFS transporter produces the protein MTGRSWRELAGVLSAQAVSWTGTRLSAIALPWFVLTTTGSATRTGVVVFAEMGPYVLAQLLSGPVIDRVGPARISITGDLVSMVAVAMVPLLYAIDLLTFWVLLPLVAAVGVFRGPADASKTVFIPAATRAARVPLERGTGIASTIERLASTVGPALAGVVVAALGGPYALVVTAALFGSGALIVAVTASRRSAPHQPDETEAEDSYVSRLRGGVRFLRRDRLLRSIAGMVAVTNLLDAAWTAVLLPVWARDSGHGPAVVGLLLGVLSGCAVVSGLVAAAVAHRLPRRPVYLIGFLLGGFPRFLPLALGMPIEVTILVYAVCGLGSGFINPIIGAIQFERVPEGMYGRVRTLVVAVAWSGIPFGGLAGGLLVTGIGLAPALLACGAVYLVTTTLPALLPSMRPEWSTKDKPAPVRVE, from the coding sequence GTGACCGGGCGGTCGTGGCGTGAACTGGCCGGTGTGCTCTCGGCCCAGGCGGTGTCGTGGACCGGGACCAGGCTGTCGGCGATCGCCCTGCCCTGGTTCGTGCTGACCACCACCGGGAGTGCGACGCGGACCGGCGTGGTGGTCTTCGCCGAGATGGGTCCGTACGTCCTCGCCCAGTTGCTGTCCGGTCCGGTGATCGACCGCGTCGGCCCGGCCCGGATCAGCATCACCGGGGACCTGGTCAGCATGGTGGCGGTGGCCATGGTCCCGCTGCTGTACGCGATCGACCTGCTGACCTTCTGGGTGCTGCTGCCACTGGTCGCCGCGGTCGGCGTCTTCCGCGGGCCCGCGGACGCGTCGAAGACGGTGTTCATCCCGGCCGCGACCCGCGCGGCACGGGTACCACTGGAACGCGGGACCGGGATCGCGTCGACGATCGAGCGGTTGGCGTCGACGGTCGGGCCGGCGCTCGCCGGGGTGGTCGTCGCCGCGCTCGGGGGACCGTACGCGCTCGTTGTGACAGCGGCGTTGTTCGGTTCCGGCGCGCTGATCGTCGCTGTCACCGCTTCGCGGCGGAGCGCTCCGCACCAGCCGGATGAAACCGAGGCGGAGGACAGCTACGTGAGCAGGCTCCGTGGCGGGGTGAGGTTTCTCCGTCGCGACCGGCTGCTGCGCTCCATCGCCGGAATGGTCGCCGTGACCAACCTGCTCGACGCGGCCTGGACCGCCGTCCTGCTGCCGGTATGGGCCCGCGATTCCGGGCACGGGCCCGCCGTGGTCGGCCTGCTGCTCGGGGTGCTCAGCGGTTGTGCCGTGGTGTCCGGTCTGGTCGCCGCGGCGGTCGCGCACCGGCTGCCCCGGCGGCCGGTGTACTTGATCGGGTTCCTGCTCGGTGGTTTCCCCCGGTTCCTGCCGCTGGCGCTGGGAATGCCGATCGAGGTGACGATCCTGGTCTACGCCGTGTGCGGGCTGGGCTCGGGCTTCATCAATCCGATCATCGGCGCGATCCAGTTCGAGCGGGTGCCCGAGGGCATGTACGGCCGGGTGCGCACGCTGGTGGTGGCTGTCGCCTGGTCCGGTATCCCGTTCGGCGGGCTGGCCGGTGGCCTGCTCGTCACCGGCATCGGGCTGGCACCGGCGCTGCTCGCCTGCGGCGCGGTCTACCTGGTGACCACGACATTGCCCGCGCTGCTGCCGTCCATGCGACCTGAATGGTCCACAAAGGACAAACCGGCACCGGTTCGGGTGGAGTGA
- the galE gene encoding UDP-glucose 4-epimerase GalE, with translation MPTDTPNTPLKLVVTGGAGYVGSVCTQRLLEAGHQVTVVDDLSTGHADAVPEGARFVEGDAADTLRTLLAEGFDGVLHFAAKSLVGESMQDPARYWHGNVVTSLKLLDAMREHGTPRLVFSSTAATYGEPEVSPIAETAPTRPTNTYGATKLAVDNAITTYARAHGLAAMSLRYFNVAGAYGSIGERHSTETHLIPLVLQVVTGDREQIQIYGEDYPTEDGTAIRDYIHVADLADAHLLALRHATAGEHRIYNLGNGTGFSVRQVIEACREVTGHPVPAMVAPRRAGDPAVLVAASDRARAELGWQPQRADLTGIVADAWRFTQERRGAANAV, from the coding sequence ATGCCTACCGACACCCCGAACACGCCTCTGAAGCTGGTCGTCACCGGCGGCGCCGGTTATGTGGGCAGCGTCTGCACCCAGCGTCTGCTCGAGGCCGGCCACCAGGTCACCGTGGTGGACGACCTGTCCACCGGCCACGCCGACGCGGTGCCCGAAGGCGCCCGGTTCGTCGAGGGCGACGCCGCGGACACGCTGCGCACCCTGCTGGCCGAAGGCTTCGACGGCGTGCTGCACTTCGCCGCGAAGTCGCTGGTCGGCGAGTCCATGCAGGACCCGGCCCGGTACTGGCACGGAAACGTGGTCACCTCCCTGAAGCTGCTGGACGCCATGCGCGAGCACGGCACCCCCCGGCTGGTCTTCTCCTCCACCGCGGCCACCTACGGCGAGCCGGAGGTGTCGCCGATCGCGGAGACGGCCCCCACCCGGCCGACGAACACCTACGGCGCCACCAAGCTGGCCGTGGACAACGCCATCACCACCTACGCGCGTGCCCACGGCCTGGCCGCGATGAGCCTGCGTTACTTCAACGTGGCCGGTGCCTACGGCAGCATCGGCGAGCGGCACAGCACCGAGACCCACCTGATCCCGCTGGTGCTGCAGGTGGTCACCGGTGACCGCGAGCAGATCCAGATCTACGGCGAGGACTACCCCACCGAGGACGGCACCGCGATCCGCGACTACATCCACGTCGCCGATCTCGCCGACGCCCACCTGCTCGCCCTGCGCCACGCCACCGCCGGTGAGCACCGCATCTACAACCTCGGCAACGGCACCGGCTTCTCGGTGCGGCAGGTGATCGAGGCCTGCCGCGAGGTGACCGGCCACCCGGTGCCCGCCATGGTCGCCCCGCGCCGCGCCGGGGACCCGGCGGTCCTGGTCGCCGCGAGCGACCGGGCCCGGGCCGAACTGGGCTGGCAGCCGCAGCGCGCCGACCTGACCGGCATCGTCGCCGACGCCTGGCGCTTCACCCAGGAACGCCGCGGCGCCGCCAACGCCGTCTGA
- the galK gene encoding galactokinase, giving the protein MSAASDAAATFRSLHGKEPAGVFSAPGRVNLIGEHTDYNDGFVLPFALPHRLAAAVAPRQDEQLTVATLGSDGRVQQADPMDIAALEPGQFEGWAAYPAGVAWVLRSHGYERGADIVLAGDVPTGAGLSSSAALECAVALALLGAAGEPDPDERRRTEIARLAQRAENEFVGVPTGVLDQTASMRCVDGCALFLDVRSGEIEQVPFDAEAAGLRVLVIDTRAKHTLAESGYGDRRRGTERAADLLGLKALRDIEPDGLDDALARLPEDLRPLVRHVVTENQRVLDVVALLKSGRLADIGPSLDASHVSMRDDYRISCPELDVAVEAARAAGALGARMTGGGFGGSAIALVPEAELAKVEANVKAEFERAEFKAPRTFVAVPSPGARQDPPGDWAV; this is encoded by the coding sequence GTGAGCGCGGCCAGCGACGCCGCCGCCACGTTCCGCTCACTGCACGGGAAGGAGCCCGCCGGGGTCTTCTCCGCCCCCGGCCGGGTGAACCTGATCGGGGAGCACACCGACTACAACGACGGCTTCGTGCTCCCCTTCGCCCTGCCGCACCGGCTCGCCGCCGCCGTCGCGCCGCGTCAGGACGAGCAGCTCACCGTGGCCACTCTCGGCTCGGACGGTCGTGTGCAGCAGGCCGACCCGATGGACATCGCCGCGCTGGAGCCGGGTCAGTTCGAAGGCTGGGCCGCGTACCCGGCCGGTGTCGCCTGGGTGCTGCGTTCGCACGGCTACGAACGCGGCGCCGACATCGTGCTGGCCGGCGACGTGCCCACCGGTGCCGGACTGTCCTCTTCGGCCGCCCTGGAATGCGCTGTGGCCCTCGCCCTGCTCGGCGCGGCCGGTGAACCCGACCCCGACGAGCGCCGCCGCACCGAGATCGCCCGCCTCGCCCAGCGCGCCGAGAACGAGTTCGTCGGTGTGCCGACCGGGGTGCTCGACCAGACCGCCTCGATGCGCTGCGTCGACGGCTGCGCGCTGTTCCTGGACGTGCGCTCCGGCGAGATCGAGCAGGTCCCGTTCGACGCCGAAGCGGCCGGGCTGCGAGTGCTGGTCATCGACACCCGCGCCAAGCACACCCTCGCCGAGTCCGGCTACGGCGACCGCCGCCGCGGCACCGAACGCGCCGCCGACCTGCTCGGCCTCAAGGCCCTGCGCGACATCGAGCCGGACGGACTCGACGACGCACTGGCCCGGTTGCCCGAAGACCTGCGCCCGCTGGTCCGCCACGTGGTCACCGAGAACCAGCGCGTGCTCGACGTGGTCGCCCTGCTCAAGTCCGGCCGCCTGGCCGACATCGGCCCTTCGCTGGACGCCTCCCACGTCAGCATGCGCGACGACTACCGGATCTCCTGCCCGGAGCTCGACGTCGCCGTCGAGGCGGCCCGCGCGGCGGGTGCGCTGGGCGCTCGGATGACCGGTGGTGGTTTCGGCGGCTCGGCGATCGCGCTGGTGCCCGAGGCCGAACTGGCCAAGGTCGAGGCGAACGTGAAGGCCGAGTTCGAGCGCGCGGAGTTCAAGGCACCCCGCACGTTCGTCGCCGTCCCCTCCCCCGGCGCACGCCAGGACCCGCCCGGCGACTGGGCGGTATAG
- a CDS encoding metal-dependent transcriptional regulator yields the protein MNELIDTTEMYLRTIYELEEEGVVPLRARIAERLQQSGPTVSQTVARMERDGLVIVADDRHLKLTDHGRELAIAVMRKHRLAERLLLDVIGLEWEHVHKEACRWEHVMSEAVERKLVKLLNNPTTSPYGNPIPGLDKLGAGDPAPDAEADLVRLDEFARAGGGKVEIRRIAEHVQQDETLMTELNSVGLVPGQTVSVSRANGAGSTIEITGESISVQVAPSVLHAVLAQAR from the coding sequence GTGAACGAGCTCATCGACACCACAGAGATGTACCTGCGCACGATCTACGAGCTCGAGGAAGAGGGCGTCGTTCCGCTGCGCGCCCGCATCGCCGAGCGTCTCCAGCAGAGTGGCCCCACGGTGAGCCAGACGGTCGCCAGGATGGAGCGCGACGGCCTGGTCATCGTCGCCGACGACCGGCACCTCAAGCTCACCGATCACGGCCGTGAGCTGGCGATCGCGGTCATGCGCAAGCACCGCCTCGCCGAGCGCCTGCTGCTCGACGTGATCGGCCTCGAGTGGGAGCACGTGCACAAGGAAGCGTGCCGGTGGGAGCACGTGATGAGCGAGGCTGTCGAGCGCAAGCTGGTCAAGCTGCTCAACAACCCGACCACCTCCCCGTACGGCAACCCGATCCCCGGCCTGGACAAGCTGGGCGCCGGTGACCCGGCCCCCGACGCCGAGGCCGACCTGGTCCGCCTGGACGAGTTCGCCCGCGCCGGCGGCGGCAAGGTGGAGATCCGCCGGATCGCCGAGCACGTGCAGCAGGACGAGACCCTGATGACCGAGCTGAACTCGGTCGGCCTGGTCCCCGGCCAGACCGTCAGCGTGAGCCGGGCCAACGGCGCGGGCTCCACCATCGAGATCACCGGCGAGAGCATCAGCGTCCAGGTCGCGCCCTCGGTCCTGCACGCGGTACTGGCGCAGGCGCGGTGA
- a CDS encoding sulfurtransferase: protein MSPLITTAELAALLDGPLDSRPTVLDVRWRLAGPPGVESFRAGHIPSAVFADLDTALAAPPGEGGRHPLPEPAALQEALRLAGVDEGRLVVAYDDADSSVAARAWWLLRWAGHAEVAVLDGGFAAWEAEGRPVTTEEEVPLPGDIVVRPGGMPVLNADEAAELARDGVLLDARAPERYAGETEPVDPRAGHIPGARNAPFSAHSDTDGHWREPEELARHFADLGVGPITPVGAYCGSGVTASSVVLALEVAGHPAPASLYTGSWSHWSRDPERPAATGHEPG, encoded by the coding sequence ATGTCCCCCTTGATCACGACCGCGGAGCTGGCCGCCCTGCTGGACGGTCCGCTCGATTCGCGACCCACCGTATTGGATGTCCGCTGGCGTCTCGCCGGGCCTCCCGGGGTCGAGTCGTTCCGTGCCGGGCACATCCCCTCGGCCGTGTTCGCCGATCTCGACACCGCGCTGGCCGCGCCGCCGGGGGAAGGCGGCAGGCACCCGTTGCCCGAGCCCGCCGCGCTGCAGGAAGCGCTGCGCCTGGCCGGGGTGGACGAGGGCAGGCTGGTGGTCGCCTACGACGACGCCGACTCGTCCGTGGCGGCGCGGGCCTGGTGGCTGCTGCGCTGGGCGGGGCACGCCGAGGTGGCCGTGCTCGACGGCGGGTTCGCCGCGTGGGAGGCCGAGGGCAGGCCGGTGACCACCGAGGAAGAGGTGCCGTTGCCGGGCGACATCGTCGTGCGGCCGGGTGGCATGCCGGTGTTGAACGCCGATGAGGCGGCCGAGCTGGCGCGTGACGGCGTGTTGCTCGACGCTCGCGCTCCGGAGCGGTACGCGGGCGAGACCGAGCCGGTCGACCCGCGAGCCGGGCACATCCCGGGGGCGCGCAACGCCCCGTTCAGCGCGCACTCCGATACCGACGGGCACTGGCGCGAGCCCGAGGAGCTGGCCCGCCACTTCGCTGATCTCGGGGTCGGGCCGATCACGCCGGTCGGCGCGTACTGCGGCTCGGGGGTGACCGCGAGTTCGGTGGTGCTCGCACTGGAGGTCGCCGGGCATCCGGCACCCGCCTCGCTCTACACCGGGTCCTGGTCGCACTGGTCGCGTGATCCGGAACGACCGGCGGCCACCGGTCACGAGCCCGGCTGA
- a CDS encoding acetoin utilization protein AcuC, with translation MHPSAVVWDSALLGYDLGGEHPFNPVRLELTIRLARELGVLEDVELLVPEAATDKELYRVHVPEYLEAVKQAPMVGWDVGHGLGTTDNPVFSGMHDSAALVVGSTLLGARKLADGEADRAVSIAGGLHHAMPERAAGFCVYNDCSIAISWLLDHGFDRIAYVDTDVHHGDGVQAAFYNDPRVLTVSLHQHPFTLWPGTGYSGETGAEGAEGTSVNIPLPPHTRDPGWLRAFHAVVPSLLEQFQPQLLVTQCGVDSHEEDPLADLSLSVDGHREIYRTLRELAQRYAGGKWLAVGGGGYQLIRVVPRSWTHLLATVLDRDVSPETSLPPGWRDTVGRAAPDAELPLKMTDEADTTYRPWGDGQDDPVDIAIRDTRRAVFPLHGLDPDDPRD, from the coding sequence ATGCACCCCTCCGCCGTCGTCTGGGATTCCGCGCTGCTGGGTTACGACCTGGGTGGTGAGCACCCGTTCAACCCGGTCCGCCTGGAGCTGACCATCCGGCTCGCCCGTGAGCTCGGTGTGCTCGAAGACGTCGAGCTGCTGGTGCCGGAGGCGGCCACAGACAAGGAGCTGTACCGGGTGCACGTGCCCGAGTACCTGGAGGCGGTCAAGCAGGCGCCGATGGTCGGCTGGGACGTCGGTCACGGGCTCGGGACCACCGACAACCCGGTGTTCTCCGGAATGCACGACTCGGCCGCGCTGGTGGTCGGCTCCACCCTGCTCGGCGCGCGCAAGCTGGCCGACGGCGAGGCCGATCGCGCGGTCAGCATCGCGGGCGGGCTGCACCACGCGATGCCCGAACGCGCGGCCGGTTTCTGCGTCTACAACGACTGCTCGATCGCCATCTCCTGGCTGCTGGACCACGGGTTCGACCGCATCGCCTACGTGGACACCGACGTGCACCACGGCGACGGGGTGCAGGCGGCCTTCTACAACGACCCGCGGGTGCTGACCGTTTCGCTGCACCAGCACCCGTTCACGCTGTGGCCCGGCACCGGCTACTCCGGGGAGACCGGGGCGGAGGGGGCCGAGGGCACTTCGGTGAACATCCCGCTGCCGCCACACACGCGGGACCCGGGATGGCTGCGGGCGTTCCACGCGGTGGTGCCGTCGCTGCTGGAGCAGTTCCAGCCGCAGCTGCTGGTCACCCAGTGCGGGGTGGATTCGCACGAGGAGGACCCGCTGGCCGACCTGTCGCTCTCGGTCGACGGCCACCGCGAGATCTACCGGACGCTGCGTGAGCTGGCGCAGCGGTACGCCGGGGGCAAGTGGCTGGCCGTCGGCGGTGGTGGTTACCAGCTCATCCGCGTGGTGCCGCGCTCGTGGACGCACCTGCTGGCCACCGTGCTCGACCGCGACGTCAGCCCGGAGACCTCGCTGCCGCCGGGCTGGCGGGACACCGTCGGCCGGGCCGCGCCCGACGCCGAACTGCCGCTCAAGATGACCGACGAGGCCGACACCACCTATCGCCCGTGGGGCGACGGGCAGGACGACCCGGTGGACATCGCCATCCGCGACACCCGGCGCGCGGTCTTTCCCTTGCACGGTCTCGATCCGGACGATCCCAGGGACTGA